Proteins encoded by one window of Sulfurospirillum barnesii SES-3:
- a CDS encoding nickel-dependent hydrogenase large subunit encodes MDNTKVILGPFDVALEEPVYFKIEPNSDGKTIKTVDMINGFVHRGIESIVLQRNFLQNLIITEKVCALCSNNHPFTYCMAVEKIAGLRLPERALYLRVVADEIKRIASHLFNLGMLSHLIHNKALMTQFLEAREDFQDLKEAIWGNRMDLSANTIGGVKFDLDATLIASIKTTLDKNKSKIEAFIALFETDATLISRLSGVGVLGYEDALRLGVVGPVARASGVNNDVRKRAPYAAYDQLSFDVVLQQDGDVLSRAKVRLYEILESMKLLHQALDALPTGEIVLPTRTLIPEGEAISRTEAPRGELVYYLKTNGTQKPERMKWRVPTYMNWEALKVMMPNNSIDDVALIFNSIDPCISCTER; translated from the coding sequence GTGGATAACACTAAAGTCATTTTAGGACCATTTGATGTGGCACTCGAAGAGCCCGTTTATTTTAAAATTGAGCCCAACAGTGATGGCAAAACGATCAAAACGGTTGATATGATCAACGGTTTTGTTCACCGTGGCATCGAATCTATCGTACTTCAACGAAATTTTTTGCAAAATCTTATCATCACCGAAAAAGTCTGCGCACTCTGTTCCAACAACCACCCCTTTACCTACTGCATGGCGGTGGAGAAGATCGCAGGACTGAGACTGCCTGAGCGCGCCCTTTACCTTCGTGTCGTCGCCGATGAGATCAAGCGCATCGCAAGCCACCTTTTTAACCTTGGCATGCTTTCACATCTCATTCACAACAAAGCATTGATGACACAGTTTTTGGAGGCACGTGAGGATTTTCAAGACCTCAAAGAAGCCATTTGGGGCAATCGCATGGACTTAAGTGCCAACACCATTGGTGGCGTGAAGTTTGATCTAGACGCCACACTGATCGCTTCCATCAAAACGACACTGGATAAGAACAAAAGCAAAATCGAAGCGTTTATCGCTCTGTTTGAAACCGATGCAACGCTTATCTCCAGACTTTCTGGTGTAGGTGTTTTAGGCTACGAAGACGCTCTCAGACTGGGCGTTGTAGGCCCTGTGGCACGTGCAAGCGGTGTCAATAACGATGTACGAAAACGCGCTCCTTATGCTGCGTATGACCAACTTTCGTTTGATGTCGTGCTTCAACAAGATGGCGATGTGCTCTCTCGTGCGAAAGTGAGACTGTATGAAATTTTAGAATCCATGAAACTGCTTCACCAAGCGCTGGATGCCTTACCAACGGGAGAAATTGTGCTTCCAACACGCACACTCATTCCAGAAGGCGAAGCGATCTCTCGCACCGAAGCACCACGTGGTGAGCTCGTTTATTACCTCAAAACCAATGGCACCCAAAAGCCTGAGCGAATGAAGTGGAGAGTTCCCACCTACATGAACTGGGAAGCGCTCAAAGTGATGATGCCCAACAATAGCATTGACGATGTTGCCCTGATTTTTAACAGCATTGATCCGTGTATCTCCTGTACCGAGCGTTAA
- a CDS encoding FKBP-type peptidyl-prolyl cis-trans isomerase, translating to MKISKNSVVTLSYRVVDKKGNPLDTGDEPLVYLHGGYGDIFAKVEKALEGKSVGDEVEVTLLAKESFGEFDENLIVTQPRSEFDEHIHEGEQFEEIIEDELSGEEESIIYLVKEVTPEHVVLDGNHPFAGTDVVFHAVVADVRKANKEEIECQYAR from the coding sequence ATGAAAATTAGTAAAAACAGCGTGGTGACCTTAAGTTACCGAGTGGTCGATAAAAAAGGCAACCCCTTAGACACAGGTGATGAACCACTGGTTTATTTGCATGGCGGATACGGCGATATTTTCGCAAAAGTGGAAAAAGCGCTTGAGGGTAAAAGTGTTGGTGATGAAGTCGAAGTAACATTGCTTGCCAAAGAGTCGTTTGGTGAGTTTGATGAGAATTTGATTGTGACACAGCCTCGTAGTGAGTTTGATGAGCACATCCATGAGGGTGAGCAATTTGAAGAAATCATCGAAGATGAGTTGAGCGGCGAAGAAGAGAGTATTATCTACCTCGTCAAAGAAGTGACACCTGAGCATGTTGTTTTAGATGGAAACCACCCTTTTGCAGGCACTGATGTTGTGTTTCATGCAGTTGTTGCGGATGTAAGAAAAGCCAACAAAGAAGAAATAGAGTGCCAATACGCACGTTAA
- a CDS encoding 4Fe-4S binding protein, giving the protein MNAYKGKITFDKEQCVLCQTCAFVCPAGAINITCVEPQKSYDFIIWHNTCTVCGNCTYFCPTGAITLSNTLAEATPQSEKYTSITANIVEYGECPNCHEPMINVPLTMLKRSFKTISEPITSLFKLCPKCRRDHTFERRVL; this is encoded by the coding sequence ATGAATGCCTACAAAGGAAAAATCACGTTTGATAAAGAGCAGTGTGTTCTGTGCCAAACCTGTGCCTTTGTCTGCCCTGCTGGTGCGATCAACATCACCTGTGTCGAGCCACAAAAGAGCTATGACTTCATCATCTGGCACAACACCTGTACCGTGTGTGGCAACTGTACCTATTTTTGTCCCACAGGTGCGATCACGTTAAGCAACACGCTAGCCGAAGCAACACCCCAAAGTGAAAAATACACCTCGATTACGGCTAATATAGTCGAATATGGTGAATGCCCAAACTGCCATGAACCGATGATAAACGTTCCTTTAACGATGCTCAAAAGAAGCTTTAAGACAATAAGCGAACCTATTACCTCTCTTTTTAAACTCTGCCCTAAATGCAGACGTGACCATACATTTGAAAGAAGAGTCCTTTAA
- a CDS encoding 4Fe-4S dicluster domain-containing protein, which produces MRHRFILADSTKCVGCLSCELACAASYQGIAFEEAYTTKLPLISRNRVVKMETKTAPLQCMHCEDAPCATICPHGVIERMDGFIKLHEEACVGCGCCSLICPYGAIRMIQKEDRRVAVKCNLCFSHPQGPSCVRVCTTDAIRLVDYDTFETLMAAKG; this is translated from the coding sequence ATGAGACATCGATTTATTTTAGCCGATAGCACCAAATGTGTGGGGTGTTTGAGTTGTGAGTTAGCCTGTGCTGCTAGTTACCAAGGCATTGCTTTTGAGGAAGCCTACACCACGAAGTTACCGCTTATTTCACGCAATCGTGTGGTAAAGATGGAGACCAAAACCGCTCCGCTTCAGTGTATGCACTGCGAAGATGCTCCTTGTGCAACGATTTGTCCGCATGGCGTCATTGAGCGGATGGATGGGTTTATCAAACTGCATGAAGAAGCGTGTGTGGGGTGTGGCTGCTGTTCGCTCATCTGCCCGTATGGCGCGATTCGTATGATCCAAAAAGAAGACCGCAGGGTCGCTGTAAAATGCAATCTCTGCTTTAGCCATCCACAAGGGCCTTCGTGCGTGCGTGTCTGCACCACCGATGCGATTCGTCTGGTTGATTACGATACGTTTGAAACGCTTATGGCAGCCAAAGGCTAA
- a CDS encoding NADH-quinone oxidoreductase subunit C: MKSLHVKLNDALNTLKLGCHFDLQGDSLWCEIDDKNLLLSLAEILQTMNARVCMITAYQKGEAHELVYHFDLDGMMLNVKLHINDKSVPSITPLFKSADWTERELSEIYGIAILNHPNPKRLFLDEAIKEAVLSEYYSLSSAMSGKVSQALWSRVKAEEGSNRG; the protein is encoded by the coding sequence ATGAAATCTTTACATGTAAAACTCAATGACGCTCTTAACACCCTAAAATTAGGTTGTCATTTTGATCTTCAAGGTGATAGCCTTTGGTGCGAAATAGACGATAAAAACCTGCTTTTAAGCCTTGCAGAGATCCTTCAAACGATGAACGCACGGGTCTGTATGATCACTGCGTATCAAAAAGGTGAGGCGCATGAACTGGTCTATCACTTCGACCTTGATGGCATGATGCTCAATGTCAAACTGCACATCAACGACAAAAGCGTTCCCTCCATCACACCACTGTTTAAAAGTGCGGACTGGACGGAGCGGGAACTTTCCGAAATCTATGGCATAGCTATCCTCAATCACCCCAACCCCAAACGCCTTTTTCTCGATGAAGCGATTAAAGAGGCTGTTTTAAGCGAGTACTATTCACTCTCTTCCGCCATGAGTGGCAAAGTCAGCCAAGCACTTTGGAGCAGAGTTAAAGCAGAAGAAGGAAGCAACCGTGGATAA
- a CDS encoding NADH-quinone oxidoreductase subunit B family protein, whose product MVDTMNVYRINAGSCNGCDVELLASILVPKFGFDTLHCTYTNTPEEAHIVIVTGSITTRSKPFLEATLKRLPPKKVVVAMGICPITGGVFRDSYSIEGPLDRFVDVDVNIAGCPPSPQSIVDGLIKACALWKEKVSA is encoded by the coding sequence ATGGTAGATACTATGAACGTTTATCGCATCAATGCAGGTTCTTGTAATGGCTGTGATGTCGAGCTTTTGGCGAGTATCCTTGTTCCCAAATTTGGCTTTGACACGCTTCATTGCACCTACACCAACACACCTGAAGAGGCACATATTGTCATCGTCACGGGTTCCATCACCACACGCTCCAAACCTTTTTTAGAAGCCACGCTCAAACGGTTACCTCCTAAAAAAGTGGTGGTCGCCATGGGAATATGCCCGATCACGGGCGGTGTGTTTCGTGATAGCTACTCTATAGAGGGTCCATTGGATCGCTTCGTGGATGTGGATGTCAACATCGCTGGCTGTCCGCCCTCACCGCAGAGCATTGTTGATGGACTCATTAAAGCCTGTGCACTTTGGAAAGAGAAGGTGAGCGCATGA
- a CDS encoding aminotransferase class I/II-fold pyridoxal phosphate-dependent enzyme has translation MRCEKMSSFIVMDIVKEAEKYADAIHFEIGQPDLPPSPNVKNALHVSIDENRFSYTQSHGLVALREKIKSHYATTYGVHIDIEQIFLTPGTSGAFLIAYALTLGKDATLGFSDPSYPCYKNFAYLLDIKPLFMPIGKADNFELHVKHLEPHTLDALQISSPANPTGNIYDAKNLEALVAYCESKNIAFISDELYHGLTYEKEANCALEFGDKNVYVINGFSKYYCLPGQRLGWVIVPKEKIRHAEMVAQNLFISAPTLSQYGALEAFDEAYLAEVKEEFQKRRDYLYKELSELFDIDAKPEGAFYIWANISHYSNDSFAFAKELLEKIHIATTPGVDFGSNGTSHYLRFAYTRNIEHMAEGIQRLKNYLKEKNEN, from the coding sequence GTGCGTTGTGAAAAAATGAGCTCTTTTATTGTGATGGACATCGTCAAAGAGGCGGAGAAATATGCAGATGCGATTCATTTTGAAATCGGACAACCCGACCTTCCTCCCTCACCCAACGTGAAAAATGCTTTACATGTAAGCATTGATGAGAACCGCTTTTCGTATACGCAAAGTCATGGGCTTGTGGCACTGCGTGAGAAAATCAAATCCCACTACGCCACAACCTACGGTGTTCACATTGACATCGAGCAGATTTTTCTCACCCCTGGAACCAGTGGGGCATTTTTGATTGCTTATGCACTCACTTTAGGCAAAGATGCCACGCTAGGATTTAGCGACCCATCTTATCCGTGTTATAAAAACTTTGCTTATCTCTTAGACATCAAACCGCTTTTTATGCCCATTGGAAAAGCGGATAATTTTGAATTACATGTAAAGCATTTAGAGCCTCATACACTTGACGCCTTGCAAATCTCCTCCCCTGCCAATCCTACGGGAAATATCTACGATGCCAAAAACCTTGAAGCGCTTGTGGCGTATTGTGAAAGTAAAAACATAGCCTTTATCTCCGATGAGCTTTACCACGGCTTAACCTATGAAAAAGAGGCTAACTGTGCTTTGGAGTTTGGAGACAAAAACGTCTATGTTATCAACGGTTTTTCAAAATATTACTGCCTTCCAGGTCAGCGTTTGGGCTGGGTCATCGTTCCAAAAGAAAAAATTCGCCATGCCGAGATGGTCGCACAAAACCTCTTCATCTCCGCCCCTACCCTCTCCCAATACGGCGCACTCGAAGCCTTTGATGAGGCGTATTTAGCAGAAGTTAAAGAGGAGTTTCAAAAACGCCGAGACTATCTTTACAAAGAACTCTCAGAACTTTTCGACATCGACGCCAAACCTGAGGGGGCATTTTACATCTGGGCAAACATCTCACACTACTCAAACGACAGTTTTGCTTTTGCCAAAGAGCTTTTAGAGAAGATTCACATCGCTACCACACCAGGGGTTGATTTTGGAAGCAATGGAACAAGTCACTATCTGCGTTTTGCTTACACGAGGAACATCGAACACATGGCTGAGGGCATTCAAAGACTCAAAAACTATTTAAAGGAAAAAAATGAAAATTAG